In a genomic window of Xylophilus rhododendri:
- a CDS encoding CoA transferase subunit A — MNKIYPSAEAALQGVIQDGQMLAVGGFGLCGIPEALIDALRDTGAQNLTVVSNNAGVDGFGLGKLLETRQIKKMISSYVGENKEFERQYLAGELQLEFTPQGTLAEKLRAGGAGIPAFFTKTGVGTQVAEGKELRDFGGETYVMEESLVPDVALVKADVADKSGNLRFRLTARNFNPAAAMAGKLCIVEVERIVETGEIAPDDVHLPGIYVHRIVLNPTPEKRIEKRTLSAAAPVDAAAAKVEAQAVIAQAAAVSGEEIAIPKVDAPAANRSSNEGV; from the coding sequence GTGAACAAGATCTACCCCTCGGCCGAGGCGGCGCTCCAGGGCGTCATCCAGGACGGACAGATGCTCGCCGTCGGCGGCTTCGGCCTGTGCGGCATTCCGGAAGCGCTGATCGACGCCCTGCGCGATACCGGTGCACAGAACCTCACCGTGGTCTCCAACAACGCCGGCGTGGACGGCTTCGGGCTCGGCAAGCTGCTGGAGACCCGGCAGATCAAGAAGATGATCTCCAGCTATGTCGGCGAGAACAAGGAGTTCGAGCGCCAGTACCTGGCCGGCGAGCTTCAACTCGAATTCACCCCCCAGGGCACCCTGGCCGAGAAGCTGCGCGCGGGCGGGGCCGGCATTCCGGCCTTCTTCACCAAGACCGGCGTCGGCACCCAGGTGGCCGAGGGCAAGGAGCTGCGCGACTTCGGCGGCGAGACCTATGTGATGGAAGAGTCGCTGGTGCCCGATGTGGCCCTGGTCAAGGCCGATGTGGCCGACAAGTCGGGCAATCTGCGTTTCCGGCTCACCGCGCGCAACTTCAACCCGGCCGCCGCCATGGCCGGCAAGCTGTGCATCGTGGAGGTGGAACGCATCGTCGAGACCGGCGAGATCGCACCGGACGACGTGCACCTGCCCGGCATCTATGTGCACCGCATCGTGCTCAACCCCACGCCCGAGAAACGCATCGAGAAACGTACCCTGAGCGCGGCCGCGCCGGTGGATGCGGCGGCGGCCAAGGTCGAGGCCCAGGCCGTCATCGCCCAGGCGGCCGCCGTGAGCGGCGAGGAAATCGCCATCCCCAAGGTGGACGCGCCCGCCGCCAACCGCAGCAGCAACGAAGGAGTCTGA
- a CDS encoding PAS and helix-turn-helix domain-containing protein, whose protein sequence is MEVPDPAASLDYRQAFELAPVGLVVSRHRTMVDCNRQLCEMFGAEREQLVGQSFRLLYPSADEYERTGARMVPILNASGRYSDNRLMRRIGGRLQGQTFWCHVTGRALNRDAPHEAGIWSFEDLGAQRPSQAELTAREREVAAQLLHGSTSKEIGRALGISHRTVEVYRARLMRKFEAGSTGELVQRLMGG, encoded by the coding sequence ATGGAAGTCCCTGATCCCGCCGCCTCCCTCGACTACCGCCAGGCCTTCGAACTGGCGCCGGTGGGCCTGGTCGTCTCGCGCCACCGCACCATGGTGGACTGCAACCGGCAGCTCTGCGAGATGTTCGGCGCCGAACGCGAGCAATTGGTGGGCCAGTCCTTCCGCCTGCTCTATCCCAGCGCGGACGAATACGAACGCACAGGCGCACGCATGGTGCCCATCCTCAACGCCAGCGGCCGGTATTCCGACAACCGCCTGATGCGCCGCATCGGCGGCCGCCTGCAGGGCCAGACCTTCTGGTGCCATGTCACCGGTCGTGCGCTCAACCGCGATGCGCCCCACGAGGCCGGCATCTGGTCCTTCGAGGACCTGGGCGCCCAGCGCCCCTCCCAGGCCGAGCTGACCGCCCGCGAACGCGAGGTGGCCGCGCAGCTGCTGCATGGCTCCACCTCCAAGGAGATCGGCCGCGCGCTCGGCATCAGCCATCGCACCGTGGAGGTCTACCGGGCGCGCCTGATGCGCAAGTTCGAAGCTGGCAGCACCGGCGAGCTGGTGCAGCGGCTGATGGGCGGCTGA
- a CDS encoding helix-turn-helix domain-containing protein yields MPTPHQQPDEDALRKMFAKAIVRRRAECALSQEQLAESTGLSTTYISLLERGRRNLTVLSAARIAAACGMNLSELVHLAEEQNLP; encoded by the coding sequence ATGCCGACGCCCCACCAGCAGCCCGACGAAGATGCCCTGCGCAAGATGTTCGCGAAGGCCATCGTTCGACGCCGCGCGGAATGCGCCCTCAGCCAGGAGCAGTTGGCCGAATCGACAGGTCTGAGCACGACCTACATCAGCCTGCTGGAGCGAGGACGCCGCAACCTCACGGTTCTGTCGGCGGCCCGGATCGCCGCGGCATGCGGCATGAATCTCTCCGAGTTGGTCCACCTCGCCGAGGAGCAAAACCTTCCATGA
- a CDS encoding GAF domain-containing protein — protein MTPAPLPPDEAQRLRALHELLLLDTPAEEKFDRVVRFAAEQLDVPFALVSLVDENRQWFKARHGVQSTETPRDIAFCAHAILEPEMFVVEDASLDERFADNPLVTEAPHLRFYAGMPVNAPGGERIGTLCVLDRKPRKLGVVEVAVLQALRDLVNDAVAGKADEEDLP, from the coding sequence ATGACCCCTGCCCCGCTCCCGCCCGACGAGGCGCAACGCCTGCGGGCCTTGCACGAACTGCTGCTGCTCGACACGCCCGCGGAGGAAAAATTCGACCGCGTGGTGCGTTTCGCGGCCGAGCAACTCGACGTGCCCTTCGCCCTGGTCAGCCTGGTGGACGAGAACCGCCAGTGGTTCAAGGCCCGCCACGGGGTGCAATCCACCGAGACCCCGCGCGACATCGCCTTCTGCGCCCACGCCATCCTGGAGCCGGAGATGTTCGTGGTGGAAGACGCCAGCCTCGACGAACGCTTTGCCGACAACCCGCTGGTGACCGAGGCGCCGCACCTGCGTTTCTACGCCGGCATGCCGGTGAATGCGCCGGGCGGCGAACGCATAGGCACGCTGTGCGTGCTCGACCGCAAGCCGCGCAAGCTCGGTGTGGTGGAGGTCGCGGTGCTGCAGGCCCTGCGCGACCTGGTCAACGACGCGGTGGCCGGCAAGGCCGACGAGGAGGATCTGCCATGA
- a CDS encoding DNA-binding transcriptional response regulator: MSPAQALPAVLLIEPQFVLRRTIVTVARELDLVAFQEATNIDRALALLGSRRFAGIVLDMGEGGDAMTLLDELRKGAFACGSRIPVILMSSEPGRPADGAIGPLQPLSVLRKPFKIGALLESVRSMALYEMQKPH, translated from the coding sequence ATGAGCCCCGCCCAGGCGCTTCCGGCGGTGCTGCTGATCGAGCCGCAGTTCGTCCTGCGGCGCACCATCGTCACCGTGGCCCGCGAGCTCGATCTGGTGGCCTTCCAGGAAGCCACCAACATCGACCGCGCGCTGGCCCTGCTCGGCTCGCGCCGCTTCGCCGGCATCGTGCTGGACATGGGCGAAGGCGGCGATGCGATGACGCTGCTGGACGAATTGCGCAAGGGCGCCTTCGCCTGCGGCTCGCGCATCCCGGTGATCCTGATGAGCTCCGAGCCCGGAAGGCCGGCCGATGGCGCCATCGGTCCGCTGCAGCCGCTGTCGGTGCTGCGCAAGCCCTTCAAGATCGGCGCGCTGCTGGAATCGGTGCGCAGCATGGCGCTGTACGAGATGCAGAAGCCGCATTGA
- a CDS encoding YbhB/YbcL family Raf kinase inhibitor-like protein: MLEKLPDALGHALRNQRAGLDAIAFNRTDLRQGTAAIAVTSLAFVDHAPIPALYTADGDGRSPPLQWGGLPEETGSVVLIVEDADAPTPKPLVHAIVVDLPPGDGAMAEGALSGGDHEEDGSSEERDGAGTDEPRTGRNSYLQSAWLPPDPPPGHGVHRYAFQVFALSPGAVFSENPGRDEVLELLGSHAIASGLLIGTYERDHTVKVDDADAVPLGGGAQLA; this comes from the coding sequence ATGCTCGAAAAACTACCCGATGCCTTGGGCCACGCCTTGCGCAACCAGCGCGCCGGCCTGGATGCCATCGCCTTCAACCGCACCGACCTGCGCCAGGGGACAGCGGCCATCGCCGTGACCAGCCTGGCTTTTGTCGACCATGCGCCGATTCCGGCGCTCTACACCGCCGACGGGGATGGCCGATCGCCGCCGCTGCAATGGGGCGGTCTGCCGGAAGAGACCGGCTCGGTCGTCCTGATCGTGGAGGACGCCGACGCACCCACGCCCAAGCCGCTGGTGCATGCGATCGTGGTGGACCTGCCGCCCGGCGACGGCGCCATGGCCGAAGGTGCACTCAGCGGCGGCGACCACGAAGAGGACGGCAGTTCCGAGGAACGCGACGGCGCCGGCACCGACGAGCCGCGCACCGGCCGCAACTCCTACCTGCAATCGGCCTGGCTGCCGCCAGATCCGCCGCCCGGCCACGGCGTGCACCGCTATGCCTTCCAGGTCTTCGCCCTCTCGCCGGGTGCGGTGTTTTCCGAGAACCCGGGCCGCGACGAGGTGCTGGAACTGCTGGGCTCGCATGCCATCGCCAGCGGCCTGCTGATCGGCACCTATGAACGCGACCACACGGTGAAGGTGGACGACGCCGATGCCGTGCCGCTGGGCGGCGGCGCGCAGCTGGCCTGA
- the aroQ gene encoding type II 3-dehydroquinate dehydratase, producing MTQTVLVLNGPNLNLLGTREPGIYGAQTLDGVRQLCEAACRQHGLALDFRQSNHEGQLVDWLQEAGAGEAGGKFAGTVLNAAAYTHTSVALRDAIKGAGVSVVELHISNVHAREEFRHHSYLSAVARGVMFGFGTAGYALAIAAVAGWATGEQKPARA from the coding sequence ATGACACAGACCGTACTGGTCCTCAACGGACCGAACCTCAACCTTCTGGGCACCCGCGAACCGGGCATCTACGGCGCGCAGACGCTGGACGGCGTGCGCCAGCTATGCGAAGCGGCCTGCCGCCAGCACGGCCTGGCGCTGGATTTTCGCCAGAGCAACCACGAGGGACAGCTGGTCGACTGGCTGCAGGAAGCAGGTGCAGGCGAAGCCGGCGGCAAGTTCGCCGGCACGGTGCTCAATGCCGCCGCGTACACGCATACCAGCGTGGCCTTGCGCGATGCGATCAAGGGCGCCGGCGTATCGGTGGTGGAACTGCACATATCCAACGTGCACGCCAGGGAGGAGTTCCGCCACCACTCCTATCTATCCGCCGTCGCGCGTGGCGTGATGTTCGGCTTCGGCACCGCCGGCTATGCGCTGGCGATCGCCGCCGTCGCCGGCTGGGCCACCGGCGAACAGAAGCCGGCCCGGGCCTGA
- a CDS encoding glutamine--tRNA ligase/YqeY domain fusion protein, with translation MTSSALATQSAPGAAEPTKPSNFLRHVIEADLSQGRYAGRRWGGGPGDAAHHAAGIADPARVRLRFPPEPNGYLHIGHAKSIWLNFSLAAEYGGVCHLRFDDTNPEKEDQEYVDSIRDTVRWLGYDTLLADDPAAPAQAREHEYFASDYFDLMYRAAEALVEAGHAYVDEQTPEQMRANRGDFTTPGTDSPFRGRSPADNLARLREMRDGKHADGSMVLRAKIDMASPNINLRDPAIYRIRRATHHNTGDRWCIYPMYTFAHPIEDALEQITHSICTLEFEDQRPFYDWLLERLTEAGLLSAPQPHQYEFARLNVTYMVTSKRKLRQLVEEQHVSGWDDPRMPTLAGLRRRGYTPAALRLFCERSGVTKVGGWTDYSALEAALRETLEPVAARAMAVLEPVPLVLSNWDEVMGEGFLDDCQAPVHPHHPEQGQRQFRFGRELWIEKSDYEDTPPKGYNRLYPGNKVRLKYGHVIECTGAERDAEGKLTAVLARLLPDTKSGTPGADSVKVKGVITWVSASDAVPAEFNLYDRLFTQPHPDAGDGDFLSNLNPASLSRTQGFVEPGTAERAAQGPVQFERHGYFVIDSAATALVFNRAAGLRDNWGK, from the coding sequence ATGACATCCTCCGCGCTCGCGACGCAGTCGGCCCCAGGCGCCGCAGAACCCACCAAGCCCAGCAATTTCTTGCGCCACGTGATCGAGGCCGACCTCAGCCAGGGCCGCTATGCCGGCCGGCGCTGGGGCGGAGGCCCCGGCGACGCGGCCCACCACGCCGCCGGCATCGCCGATCCGGCCCGGGTGCGCCTGCGTTTCCCGCCCGAACCCAACGGCTATCTGCACATCGGCCATGCCAAGAGCATCTGGCTCAACTTCAGCCTGGCGGCGGAATACGGCGGCGTGTGCCACCTGCGTTTCGACGACACCAACCCGGAGAAGGAAGACCAGGAATACGTCGACTCGATCCGCGACACGGTGCGCTGGCTCGGCTACGACACCCTGCTGGCCGACGATCCCGCCGCACCCGCCCAGGCACGCGAACACGAGTATTTCGCCAGCGACTATTTCGACCTCATGTACCGCGCCGCCGAGGCCCTGGTCGAAGCCGGCCACGCCTATGTGGACGAGCAGACCCCCGAGCAGATGCGCGCCAACCGCGGCGACTTCACCACGCCCGGCACGGACAGCCCCTTCCGCGGCCGCAGCCCCGCCGACAACCTGGCCCGCCTGCGCGAGATGCGCGACGGCAAGCATGCCGACGGCTCCATGGTGCTGCGCGCGAAGATCGACATGGCCTCGCCCAACATCAACCTGCGCGACCCGGCCATCTACCGCATCCGCCGCGCCACCCACCACAACACCGGCGACCGCTGGTGCATCTACCCGATGTACACCTTCGCGCATCCCATCGAGGACGCGCTGGAGCAGATCACCCACAGCATCTGCACCCTGGAATTCGAAGACCAGCGGCCCTTCTACGACTGGCTGCTGGAGCGCCTGACCGAAGCCGGCCTGCTGTCCGCGCCGCAGCCGCACCAGTACGAATTCGCCCGGCTGAACGTGACCTACATGGTCACCAGCAAACGCAAGCTGCGCCAGCTGGTCGAAGAGCAGCATGTCAGCGGCTGGGACGACCCCCGCATGCCCACCCTGGCCGGCCTGCGCCGCCGCGGCTACACCCCCGCCGCCCTGCGCCTGTTCTGCGAACGCTCGGGCGTGACCAAGGTCGGCGGCTGGACCGACTATTCGGCCCTGGAAGCCGCCCTGCGCGAAACCCTGGAGCCGGTGGCCGCACGTGCCATGGCCGTGCTGGAGCCGGTGCCTCTCGTACTCAGCAACTGGGATGAGGTCATGGGCGAGGGCTTCCTGGACGACTGCCAGGCGCCGGTGCATCCGCACCATCCGGAGCAAGGCCAGCGCCAGTTCCGTTTCGGCCGCGAACTCTGGATCGAGAAGTCCGACTACGAAGACACGCCGCCCAAGGGCTACAACCGCCTCTATCCGGGCAACAAGGTGCGCCTGAAGTACGGCCATGTGATCGAATGCACCGGCGCAGAGCGCGATGCCGAAGGCAAGCTCACCGCCGTGCTGGCGCGCCTGCTGCCCGACACCAAGAGCGGCACGCCAGGCGCGGATTCGGTCAAGGTCAAGGGCGTGATCACCTGGGTCTCGGCCAGCGATGCGGTGCCGGCCGAATTCAATCTGTACGACCGGCTGTTCACCCAGCCGCATCCGGATGCGGGCGACGGCGACTTCCTGTCGAACCTGAACCCGGCCAGCCTCTCGCGCACGCAAGGCTTCGTCGAGCCCGGCACCGCCGAGCGGGCCGCCCAGGGCCCGGTGCAGTTCGAGCGCCATGGCTACTTCGTCATCGACTCCGCTGCCACGGCGCTGGTGTTCAACCGCGCAGCGGGGCTGCGCGACAACTGGGGCAAATAA